Proteins from a single region of Argopecten irradians isolate NY chromosome 7, Ai_NY, whole genome shotgun sequence:
- the LOC138327643 gene encoding ankyrin repeat domain-containing protein 10-like isoform X3, producing the protein MDQDSVYGNMSSSTDELLKTQFPLHHACRDGDLETLSNLLSSGNYNLFEEDSLYGWSPVHWAAHFGKLACVRNLTSLDNDGTLCHRPTSRFRQTPLHLASLRDHPHCAQWIIQSGANIEVQDYLGETPVHKAARTGSMECVSLLVSQGCKLSIRNHNNQTPSQVAVECGYQECANYLERASQMQLQAEGVYNELRMPVTQTNPNNSNTIPNGVGGPRSETRTNPCFVMQGLNGGIVPEADGNGITDDCDMMEDGCMQEDADMFLRAGVKRGRDDLEEECFKRMRRAEYHWNESDAAMFPMSDRYEMIDQMSPLKTKDSKTRETTTKSYQPLHTHHHSVSIKLHELPSKCMALSSHYI; encoded by the exons ATGGATCAGGATAGTGTGTATGGAAATATGTCCTCTTCAACCGATGAGCTGTTAAAAACACAATTTCCATTACACCATGCTTGTCGAGACGGTGACCTAGAAACTTTGTCCAACTTACTCTCGTCCGGCAACTATAATTTATTCGAAGAAGACAGTCTGTATGGGTGGTCACCTGTCCACTGGGCTGCTCATTTCGGAAag TTGGCTTGTGTGAGAAATTTGACGTCTTTAGACAATGACGGTACACTCTGTCACCGCCCTACCTCACGCTTCCGACAGACCCCTCTGCATTTGGCTTCTCTAAGAGACCATCCCCATTGTGCTCAATGGATAATTCAAAGTGGAGCTAATATTGAAGTTCAG GACTACCTAGGCGAGACACCGGTCCACAAAGCTGCCAGGACAGGAagtatggagtgtgtcagtctACTGGTCTCACAGGGGTGCAAACTTAG CATCAGAAACCACAATAACCAGACTCCCAGTCAGGTTGCTGTTGAATGTGGATACCAAGAATGTGCCAACTACTTGGAGCGAGCATCTCAGATGCAGCTACAAGCTGAGGGTGTGTACAATGAACTAAGGATGCCTGTCACTCAGACCAATCCCAACAATTCTAACACGATTCCAAACGGTGTCGGTGGACCCCGCTCTGAAACTCGAACAAATCCTTGCTTCGTCATGCAAGGATTGAATGGGGGAATAGTTCCAGAGGCAGACGGGAACGGCATTACTGATGACTGTGATATGATGGAAGATGGATGCATGCAAGAAGACGCTGACATGTTTCTGAGAGCAGGTGTAAAACGGGGACGAGATGATTTGGAGGAGGAATGCTTTAAGAGAATGAGAAGGGCTG AATACCATTGGAATGAAAGTGATGCTGCCATGTTTCCAATGTCAGACCGTTATGAAATGATTGATCAAATGTCCCCTCTTAAGACAAAAGATTCAAAGACAAGGGAGACAACCACTAAGTCCTATCAACCGTTACATACCCATCATCACTCAGTGTCTATTAAGCTTCATGAACTTCCTTCGAAATGCATGGCATTAAGTTCCCACTATATATGA
- the LOC138327643 gene encoding ankyrin repeat domain-containing protein 10-like isoform X1: MDQDSVYGNMSSSTDELLKTQFPLHHACRDGDLETLSNLLSSGNYNLFEEDSLYGWSPVHWAAHFGKLACVRNLTSLDNDGTLCHRPTSRFRQTPLHLASLRDHPHCAQWIIQSGANIEVQDYLGETPVHKAARTGSMECVSLLVSQGCKLSIRNHNNQTPSQVAVECGYQECANYLERASQMQLQAEGVYNELRMPVTQTNPNNSNTIPNGVGGPRSETRTNPCFVMQGLNGGIVPEADGNGITDDCDMMEDGCMQEDADMFLRAGVKRGRDDLEEECFKRMRRAGPTLLHASNSCPPDKPMTSDYCSPGEKHFLNLNHDKIMQGVNNNYENSMFSSSALEHYSSICVQQGYENLCLDSLISNAHGT, encoded by the exons ATGGATCAGGATAGTGTGTATGGAAATATGTCCTCTTCAACCGATGAGCTGTTAAAAACACAATTTCCATTACACCATGCTTGTCGAGACGGTGACCTAGAAACTTTGTCCAACTTACTCTCGTCCGGCAACTATAATTTATTCGAAGAAGACAGTCTGTATGGGTGGTCACCTGTCCACTGGGCTGCTCATTTCGGAAag TTGGCTTGTGTGAGAAATTTGACGTCTTTAGACAATGACGGTACACTCTGTCACCGCCCTACCTCACGCTTCCGACAGACCCCTCTGCATTTGGCTTCTCTAAGAGACCATCCCCATTGTGCTCAATGGATAATTCAAAGTGGAGCTAATATTGAAGTTCAG GACTACCTAGGCGAGACACCGGTCCACAAAGCTGCCAGGACAGGAagtatggagtgtgtcagtctACTGGTCTCACAGGGGTGCAAACTTAG CATCAGAAACCACAATAACCAGACTCCCAGTCAGGTTGCTGTTGAATGTGGATACCAAGAATGTGCCAACTACTTGGAGCGAGCATCTCAGATGCAGCTACAAGCTGAGGGTGTGTACAATGAACTAAGGATGCCTGTCACTCAGACCAATCCCAACAATTCTAACACGATTCCAAACGGTGTCGGTGGACCCCGCTCTGAAACTCGAACAAATCCTTGCTTCGTCATGCAAGGATTGAATGGGGGAATAGTTCCAGAGGCAGACGGGAACGGCATTACTGATGACTGTGATATGATGGAAGATGGATGCATGCAAGAAGACGCTGACATGTTTCTGAGAGCAGGTGTAAAACGGGGACGAGATGATTTGGAGGAGGAATGCTTTAAGAGAATGAGAAGGGCTG GTCCAACTCTTTTGCATGCTTCCAACAGTTGCCCACCTGACAAACCTATGACAAGTGACTACTGCAGTCCTGGAGAAAAACATTTTCTGAACCTAAACCACGACAAAATCATGCAAGGAGTGAATAATAATTACGAGAACTCCATGTTCAGCTCAAGTGCATTAGAACATTACAGCTCGATCTGTGTACAACAGGGATACGAGAACCTTTGTTTAGATTCTCTCATTTCCAATGCACATGGCACATGA
- the LOC138327643 gene encoding ankyrin repeat domain-containing protein 10-like isoform X2 yields the protein MDQDSVYGNMSSSTDELLKTQFPLHHACRDGDLETLSNLLSSGNYNLFEEDSLYGWSPVHWAAHFGKLTCLMRLLEHGARFDSTTSRFNQTPAHIAAFRGKGHCLKWLLHCGAMINRQDYLGETPVHKAARTGSMECVSLLVSQGCKLSIRNHNNQTPSQVAVECGYQECANYLERASQMQLQAEGVYNELRMPVTQTNPNNSNTIPNGVGGPRSETRTNPCFVMQGLNGGIVPEADGNGITDDCDMMEDGCMQEDADMFLRAGVKRGRDDLEEECFKRMRRAGPTLLHASNSCPPDKPMTSDYCSPGEKHFLNLNHDKIMQGVNNNYENSMFSSSALEHYSSICVQQGYENLCLDSLISNAHGT from the exons ATGGATCAGGATAGTGTGTATGGAAATATGTCCTCTTCAACCGATGAGCTGTTAAAAACACAATTTCCATTACACCATGCTTGTCGAGACGGTGACCTAGAAACTTTGTCCAACTTACTCTCGTCCGGCAACTATAATTTATTCGAAGAAGACAGTCTGTATGGGTGGTCACCTGTCCACTGGGCTGCTCATTTCGGAAag TTAACTTGTTTGATGCGGCTATTAGAACATGGTGCAAGGTTTGACTCAACTACCTCTCGTTTCAACCAGACACCCGCACACATTGCAGCATTTCGTGGAAAGGGTCATTGTCTAAAATGGCTATTACATTGTGGAGCCATGATCAATAGACAG GACTACCTAGGCGAGACACCGGTCCACAAAGCTGCCAGGACAGGAagtatggagtgtgtcagtctACTGGTCTCACAGGGGTGCAAACTTAG CATCAGAAACCACAATAACCAGACTCCCAGTCAGGTTGCTGTTGAATGTGGATACCAAGAATGTGCCAACTACTTGGAGCGAGCATCTCAGATGCAGCTACAAGCTGAGGGTGTGTACAATGAACTAAGGATGCCTGTCACTCAGACCAATCCCAACAATTCTAACACGATTCCAAACGGTGTCGGTGGACCCCGCTCTGAAACTCGAACAAATCCTTGCTTCGTCATGCAAGGATTGAATGGGGGAATAGTTCCAGAGGCAGACGGGAACGGCATTACTGATGACTGTGATATGATGGAAGATGGATGCATGCAAGAAGACGCTGACATGTTTCTGAGAGCAGGTGTAAAACGGGGACGAGATGATTTGGAGGAGGAATGCTTTAAGAGAATGAGAAGGGCTG GTCCAACTCTTTTGCATGCTTCCAACAGTTGCCCACCTGACAAACCTATGACAAGTGACTACTGCAGTCCTGGAGAAAAACATTTTCTGAACCTAAACCACGACAAAATCATGCAAGGAGTGAATAATAATTACGAGAACTCCATGTTCAGCTCAAGTGCATTAGAACATTACAGCTCGATCTGTGTACAACAGGGATACGAGAACCTTTGTTTAGATTCTCTCATTTCCAATGCACATGGCACATGA
- the LOC138327643 gene encoding ankyrin repeat domain-containing protein 10-like isoform X4, producing MDQDSVYGNMSSSTDELLKTQFPLHHACRDGDLETLSNLLSSGNYNLFEEDSLYGWSPVHWAAHFGKLACVRNLTSLDNDGTLCHRPTSRFRQTPLHLASLRDHPHCAQWIIQSGANIEVQDYLGETPVHKAARTGSMECVSLLVSQGCKLSIRNHNNQTPSQVAVECGYQECANYLERASQMQLQAEGVYNELRMPVTQTNPNNSNTIPNGVGGPRSETRTNPCFVMQGLNGGIVPEADGNGITDDCDMMEDGCMQEDADMFLRAGVKRGRDDLEEECFKRMRRAEPIHPIVCDVGCRDNNIISSYNAILSISTEPMRLADAVLDSVQGHGHMSSQQSLFF from the exons ATGGATCAGGATAGTGTGTATGGAAATATGTCCTCTTCAACCGATGAGCTGTTAAAAACACAATTTCCATTACACCATGCTTGTCGAGACGGTGACCTAGAAACTTTGTCCAACTTACTCTCGTCCGGCAACTATAATTTATTCGAAGAAGACAGTCTGTATGGGTGGTCACCTGTCCACTGGGCTGCTCATTTCGGAAag TTGGCTTGTGTGAGAAATTTGACGTCTTTAGACAATGACGGTACACTCTGTCACCGCCCTACCTCACGCTTCCGACAGACCCCTCTGCATTTGGCTTCTCTAAGAGACCATCCCCATTGTGCTCAATGGATAATTCAAAGTGGAGCTAATATTGAAGTTCAG GACTACCTAGGCGAGACACCGGTCCACAAAGCTGCCAGGACAGGAagtatggagtgtgtcagtctACTGGTCTCACAGGGGTGCAAACTTAG CATCAGAAACCACAATAACCAGACTCCCAGTCAGGTTGCTGTTGAATGTGGATACCAAGAATGTGCCAACTACTTGGAGCGAGCATCTCAGATGCAGCTACAAGCTGAGGGTGTGTACAATGAACTAAGGATGCCTGTCACTCAGACCAATCCCAACAATTCTAACACGATTCCAAACGGTGTCGGTGGACCCCGCTCTGAAACTCGAACAAATCCTTGCTTCGTCATGCAAGGATTGAATGGGGGAATAGTTCCAGAGGCAGACGGGAACGGCATTACTGATGACTGTGATATGATGGAAGATGGATGCATGCAAGAAGACGCTGACATGTTTCTGAGAGCAGGTGTAAAACGGGGACGAGATGATTTGGAGGAGGAATGCTTTAAGAGAATGAGAAGGGCTG AGCCCATACATCCCATAGTTTGTGATGTTGGTTGCCGTGACAACAACATTATCAGCTCTTACAATGCAATTTTGTCCATATCTACTGAACCTATGCGACTGGCTGATGCTGTCCTTGACAGTGTTCAGGGTCATGGTCACATGAGTAGCCAACAGTCTCTGTTCTTTTAG